The Xanthomonas sp. CFBP 8443 genome has a window encoding:
- a CDS encoding DUF4031 domain-containing protein — MAVYIDDAVHPWRGQRWGHLLADTLDELHAMAARLGIPRRAFQNKLSGAHYDVPAALRDEAIRLGAVPVSRHTDRELMKALIRQARAQARGEAE, encoded by the coding sequence ATGGCGGTCTACATCGACGATGCGGTGCATCCCTGGCGCGGCCAGCGCTGGGGACACCTGCTCGCCGACACGCTGGACGAGCTGCATGCGATGGCGGCGCGGCTGGGCATTCCCCGCCGCGCCTTCCAGAACAAACTCAGCGGCGCGCACTACGACGTGCCCGCGGCCTTGCGCGACGAGGCGATCCGGCTGGGCGCGGTCCCGGTGTCCCGACACACCGATCGCGAACTGATGAAGGCGCTGATCCGCCAGGCGCGTGCGCAGGCGCGCGGCGAGGCCGAGTGA
- a CDS encoding transposase codes for MLAELGNVERFAHASAVTAFAGLNPRLQESGKRQGQVCISRTGSPRLRAGLYMPALVAMTHNPVVRALKQRLRERGKAGKQIVCAAMRKLLHLAYGVLKSNTPFDPQKAIAC; via the coding sequence ATGCTGGCCGAACTTGGCAATGTGGAGCGCTTCGCCCACGCCTCGGCGGTGACCGCCTTTGCCGGGCTCAACCCCCGGCTGCAGGAGTCCGGCAAGCGCCAGGGCCAGGTCTGCATCTCCCGCACCGGCTCCCCGCGGCTGCGCGCGGGCCTGTACATGCCGGCCCTGGTCGCCATGACCCACAATCCGGTCGTCCGTGCGCTGAAGCAGCGCCTGCGCGAACGCGGCAAAGCCGGCAAGCAAATCGTCTGCGCCGCCATGCGCAAGTTGCTGCATCTTGCCTACGGCGTCCTCAAATCAAACACGCCCTTCGATCCTCAAAAGGCCATTGCCTGTTAG
- a CDS encoding IS110 family transposase — MSPVVGIDVAKRSFDLAIDLANGKYRTKAKLPNDPKGFQALHAWLQTHAQADSWIVMEATGTYHEALAEFVHGLGYRVCVLNPAQMALYARSQLTRVKTDRSDAKLIASYGQRHAAQLRPWQPDPPALKQLKALVRRRDDLLQCCRWSATAWTWPRRWCATRSWRTSASCRRASRRLNGPSTTRSTRTRPCAGSATCW; from the coding sequence ATGTCCCCAGTCGTCGGCATTGACGTCGCCAAGCGCAGTTTCGATCTGGCCATCGACCTGGCCAACGGCAAGTACCGCACCAAGGCCAAGCTTCCCAACGATCCGAAGGGCTTCCAGGCCCTGCACGCGTGGCTGCAGACGCACGCGCAGGCGGACAGCTGGATCGTGATGGAAGCCACCGGCACCTACCACGAGGCGCTAGCCGAGTTCGTGCATGGGTTGGGCTACCGCGTGTGCGTACTCAACCCAGCGCAGATGGCGCTGTATGCACGCAGCCAGCTGACCCGGGTCAAGACCGACCGCAGCGATGCCAAGCTGATCGCCAGCTACGGCCAGCGCCATGCGGCGCAGCTGCGGCCCTGGCAGCCCGACCCGCCGGCGCTCAAGCAGCTCAAGGCGCTGGTGCGGCGCCGGGACGACCTGCTGCAATGCTGCAGATGGAGCGCAACCGCCTGGACGTGGCCGCGCCGGTGGTGCGCGACTCGCTCCTGGAGAACATCGGCCAGTTGCAGGCGCGCATCGCGCAGATTGAACGGGCCATCGACGACCAGATCGACCAGGACCCGACCTTGCGCGGGCAGCGCGACCTGCTGGTGA
- the motB gene encoding flagellar motor protein MotB, whose protein sequence is MPETKATVVIRRVKKVQGGGHHGGAWKVAFADFVTAMMAFFLVLWLVAATTKEQRMAISEYFRNPSPLEGKSPAPSPGMAGPGGASTSMIKLGGSADMQRGDNKDPFGSKSLKGDTESKTAQREKEKQRLETLMQDLKEAIDKSQALEPFKDQLLLDLTPDGLRIQIVDKENRPMFDIGSAALKPYTRDILHELSGFINEVPNHISITGHTDVTQYSSKSGYSNWELSADRANAARRELVSGGMGEDKVSRVVGLSSSVLFDKQTPDNPINRRISIVVMTKDAEDAALAGSDHAVALGKPQSDADTKVPDLGAAAAAAASPATATAPASVSTPTPTPATAANAAAPAATAAKPATVAILPPRTTSPEAAADAAREAIRAVNRVTGGKPGGGAAPSPATVTATAEGPAQR, encoded by the coding sequence ATGCCCGAAACCAAAGCCACCGTCGTCATCCGGCGGGTCAAGAAAGTCCAGGGCGGCGGCCATCATGGCGGCGCCTGGAAAGTCGCCTTCGCCGACTTCGTGACCGCGATGATGGCGTTCTTCCTGGTGCTGTGGCTGGTCGCCGCCACCACCAAGGAACAGCGCATGGCGATCTCCGAATACTTCCGCAATCCCAGTCCGCTGGAGGGCAAGAGTCCGGCGCCGAGTCCCGGCATGGCCGGTCCCGGCGGCGCCAGCACCTCGATGATCAAGCTCGGCGGCTCGGCGGACATGCAGCGCGGCGACAACAAGGATCCGTTCGGCAGCAAGAGCCTGAAAGGCGATACGGAAAGCAAGACGGCGCAACGCGAGAAGGAAAAGCAGCGCCTGGAAACGCTGATGCAGGACCTGAAGGAAGCGATCGACAAGAGCCAGGCGCTGGAGCCGTTCAAGGACCAGTTGCTGCTGGACCTGACCCCGGACGGCCTGCGCATCCAGATCGTGGACAAGGAGAACCGGCCGATGTTCGACATCGGCAGCGCGGCGCTCAAGCCCTACACCCGCGACATCCTGCATGAGCTGTCAGGCTTCATCAACGAAGTGCCCAACCACATCAGCATCACCGGCCACACCGACGTCACCCAGTACAGCAGCAAGAGCGGCTACAGCAACTGGGAACTGAGCGCGGACCGCGCCAACGCGGCGCGGCGCGAATTGGTGTCCGGTGGCATGGGCGAGGACAAGGTCTCGCGCGTGGTCGGCCTGTCCTCGTCGGTCCTGTTCGACAAGCAGACCCCGGACAACCCGATCAACCGCCGCATCAGCATCGTGGTGATGACCAAGGACGCCGAGGACGCGGCGCTGGCCGGCAGCGATCATGCGGTGGCGCTGGGCAAGCCGCAGAGCGACGCCGACACCAAGGTGCCGGACCTGGGCGCGGCCGCGGCCGCCGCGGCTTCGCCGGCCACGGCCACGGCTCCGGCTAGCGTTTCGACTCCGACTCCGACTCCGGCCACGGCGGCGAATGCCGCTGCGCCGGCGGCGACTGCGGCCAAGCCGGCGACGGTGGCGATCCTGCCGCCGCGCACCACCTCCCCGGAGGCCGCCGCCGACGCCGCCCGCGAAGCGATCCGCGCGGTCAACCGCGTCACCGGCGGCAAGCCGGGTGGCGGGGCGGCGCCGTCTCCGGCAACGGTCACGGCCACCGCCGAAGGTCCGGCGCAGCGCTGA
- the motA gene encoding flagellar motor stator protein MotA, which yields MLIIVGFLVVIISVVGGYVLSHGHLGALWQPYELLIIGGAALGAFLVSTPAKIVKATFVDIAGVFKGPKYKSDDYKATLTLIYELLNKARRDGFMALEDHVEKPAESAIFGTYPKVLADHHLLDFITDCLRLMIGSNIEPHELEPLLELELEKHHHEAMAPAHALSKVSDGLPGFGIVAAVLGIVITMGSIGGPIEEIGHHVGAALVGTFLGILLAYGFVAPLAAAMEARAEQDSRIFESVKTALLACLRGYNPKIALEFARKTLPSNVRPSFSDFETHLKTIK from the coding sequence ATGCTCATCATTGTTGGCTTCCTCGTCGTCATCATCAGCGTGGTCGGCGGCTACGTGCTGTCGCACGGCCATCTCGGCGCGCTGTGGCAGCCCTACGAATTGCTGATCATCGGCGGCGCGGCGCTGGGTGCGTTCCTGGTCAGCACCCCCGCCAAGATCGTCAAGGCGACCTTCGTCGACATCGCCGGCGTGTTCAAGGGCCCGAAGTACAAGTCCGACGACTACAAGGCCACCCTGACCCTGATCTACGAGTTGCTGAACAAGGCGCGGCGCGATGGCTTCATGGCCCTGGAAGACCACGTGGAGAAGCCGGCCGAGAGCGCGATCTTCGGCACCTATCCGAAGGTGCTGGCCGACCACCACCTGCTCGACTTCATCACCGACTGCCTGCGCCTGATGATCGGCAGCAACATCGAGCCGCACGAACTGGAGCCGCTGCTGGAGCTGGAGTTGGAAAAGCACCACCACGAGGCGATGGCGCCGGCGCATGCGCTGAGCAAGGTCTCCGACGGCCTGCCCGGCTTCGGCATCGTCGCCGCGGTGCTGGGCATCGTCATCACCATGGGTTCCATCGGCGGCCCGATCGAGGAGATCGGCCACCACGTCGGCGCCGCGCTGGTCGGCACCTTCCTCGGCATCCTGCTGGCCTACGGTTTCGTCGCGCCGCTGGCGGCGGCGATGGAAGCGCGCGCCGAACAGGACAGCCGCATCTTCGAGTCGGTGAAGACCGCACTGCTGGCCTGCCTGCGCGGCTACAACCCGAAGATCGCGCTGGAGTTCGCGCGCAAGACCCTGCCGAGCAACGTGCGGCCGAGCTTCTCGGACTTCGAGACGCACCTGAAGACGATCAAGTAG
- a CDS encoding MliC family protein, whose amino-acid sequence MRPILVFSLLLPLSLAACGRAPTPATTAAPAATQPAGAATGAPATDPEVQADALRVHWQCGDSAVQADVDAARERAALLVNGRTLHMHRVDADSGARYADAQGNAFWEQPQDAATLTLSGQREVLKCVRQGSGVIG is encoded by the coding sequence ATGCGTCCCATCCTGGTGTTTTCGCTGCTTCTGCCGCTGTCGCTGGCTGCGTGCGGACGCGCCCCCACGCCGGCGACCACCGCCGCGCCGGCAGCGACGCAACCCGCCGGCGCGGCCACCGGTGCGCCGGCCACCGACCCGGAGGTGCAGGCCGATGCGCTGCGCGTGCACTGGCAGTGCGGCGACAGCGCGGTGCAGGCCGACGTCGATGCGGCGCGCGAGCGCGCAGCGCTGCTGGTGAACGGCCGCACCCTGCACATGCACCGGGTCGATGCCGACAGCGGCGCGCGCTACGCCGATGCCCAGGGCAACGCGTTCTGGGAGCAGCCGCAGGACGCCGCCACGCTCACCCTGTCCGGGCAGCGCGAAGTGCTCAAGTGCGTGCGCCAGGGCAGCGGCGTCATCGGCTGA
- the msrB gene encoding peptide-methionine (R)-S-oxide reductase MsrB, with protein MSRFDLTPPTSAERDRLVAGLNDEERRVLLQHGTEAPFCGVFLDNKLEGVYTCRLCGLPLFRSSAKFDSGTGWPSFFAPYHPAHVREIRDTSHGMIRTEIVCARCDSHLGHVFPDGPPPSGERHCLNSVSLQFTEQGQALPNPLQRGGGDTEPA; from the coding sequence ATGAGCCGATTCGACCTCACGCCCCCCACTTCCGCCGAACGCGATCGCCTGGTCGCCGGGCTGAACGACGAGGAACGACGGGTGCTGCTGCAGCACGGCACCGAGGCGCCGTTCTGCGGCGTGTTCCTGGACAACAAGCTGGAAGGCGTCTACACCTGCCGGCTGTGCGGGCTGCCGCTGTTCCGCTCCAGCGCCAAGTTCGACTCGGGCACCGGCTGGCCGAGCTTCTTCGCGCCCTACCACCCGGCGCACGTGCGCGAGATCCGCGACACCAGCCACGGCATGATCCGCACCGAGATCGTCTGCGCGCGCTGCGACAGCCATCTCGGCCACGTGTTCCCGGACGGTCCGCCGCCCAGCGGCGAGCGGCATTGCCTGAATTCGGTGTCGCTGCAGTTCACCGAGCAGGGCCAGGCGCTGCCCAATCCGCTGCAGCGCGGCGGCGGTGACACCGAACCGGCCTGA